A region of the Roseiflexus sp. RS-1 genome:
CATGAAAGGGGGTGGCTGCCTCATGAGCGTTGACCGTCCACACGATGTTGCGCTGGAGATCGCAGTATGGGAGGCGCTCCAGCACGTGATCGATCCAGAACCCGGCATCAGCCTGCTCGATCTCGGTCTGGTGCAATCGGTGGCGGTCACGGACGGGCGCGCGATCATCGAACTGGCGCTGACAACGCCGTTCTGCCCGCTTGTTGACGTGATGGAGCATATGGTTCGCGCCGCAGCGCTCGACGTTCCCGGCATCCGGGATGCTGAGGTACGCCTGGTTGATGGACCGTGGAAACCGCCTGCCGCCGCTCCCTGGCGACGCTGGCTCGATGAGACGATGCCACCCTGAGGAGCGGCGGGGAGAGGGGTGATATGAACGACAACGACGTTCTGCTCGATGTCCAGGGGGTGACGCTCGTCCGTGAGGGACGAACCATCCTGCGCGATGTCGATCTCCAGGTGCTGGCG
Encoded here:
- a CDS encoding metal-sulfur cluster assembly factor, producing MSVDRPHDVALEIAVWEALQHVIDPEPGISLLDLGLVQSVAVTDGRAIIELALTTPFCPLVDVMEHMVRAAALDVPGIRDAEVRLVDGPWKPPAAAPWRRWLDETMPP